A genomic window from Triticum urartu cultivar G1812 chromosome 7, Tu2.1, whole genome shotgun sequence includes:
- the LOC125519078 gene encoding uncharacterized protein LOC125519078, protein MAFSSFPWPFRRRASGSGSGGTGPSKPSAAEGKEELSITPQLLDFLRTLSPDAFKAVLCFVAGGSAESAAELSDWQQRHAVLVLARAKELAKVRYDLFPRHMKDKQFWTYILS, encoded by the exons ATGGCCTTCTCCTCGTTCCCATGGCCGTTCCGCCGCCGAGCCAgtggcagcggcagcggcggaaCCGGCCCAAGCAAACCCTCCGCCGCGGAGGGGAAGGAGGAGCTCAGCATCACGCCGCAGCTCCTTGACTTCCTCCGGACACTCTCCCCCGACGCCTTCAA GGCGGTGCTATGCTTTGTCGCAGGAGGATCCGCAGAGTCGGCGGCCGAGCTCTCGGACTGGCAGCAGCGGCACGCCGTCCTCGTGCTCGCCAGAGCCAAG GAACTTGCTAAGGTCCGCTATGATCTGTTCCCACGCCACATGAAGGACAAGCAGTTCTGGACATACATCTTGTCGTAA